AGGAACTCGCGAAGGAGATCGAGACGCGGATTCGGGTGGCCCAGCGGATGCTTGAGCACGAACAGAATCCGCAGGGTGAGATCCCTGTGGAAGTGGATGACCGGCCGGTCACCGAGCGGTTCGACGCGATGTTTGGAGATCAAGCCGACAAGCCCGCGGATGTCAACCAGGGCACGTGAAACCTCACGTGCGACGCTCCAGAGGGCGGCAGGGATCGACAGGGGCGGTCCCTGTCGCCCGATTTTCCGGAATAAAACAACTTTGGGAGAAACGCCATGGCCAGCGGCAAGGTTGTTTTGTTCGTCCTCTGTTTGTGTTGGCCGATTGTTTTGGCCGGAGTTTTGATCGGTGGTGAGATTTCGGTCGAAGTACCGGACAAGGACGAGCAAAGTGTATCGCGTTCTGCGCAGGAGGAAGAGTCTTCCCAGGTGGAGGGGCGACGGCTGGTGATCGTCACCGGACGGTGTCCGGGGGTGACGCAGGCAGACGCCGAAAGTGAAGCAGAGCGGGTAGCAACCGAGAAGCGCATCGAAATCGTCCGTCAAATGGCGCGGGAGCTTGCGGGGGCCGATCTGTCCTCCTCTGCAGTCGTGACGGAGTGGGCCTGGCTCACATCTCAGCCGGGCGTGACTCAAAAGGTCAAGAAGACTTCCGACGTCAGGGACTATGGCTGGATTGCGGAGCAGGAAATCACAGTGACGATCCCCTATTCCGTGCTCAGCGAATGGTCGGTCCGATTGAAGGCTTATCGAGCGTGGTACTGGCAAAAGCGCGTGGCGGCGTCAGTTGCAACGATTGCCAGCGCGGTTCTCGCGGTGGTTGCCATGGTGGGGCTGGACCGGATGACGCGGGGCTATTATCGCGGATTGGTTGTCACGGTGGTCTTACTGGTCCTGGCTTGTGTGGTCTCGGCGATCTGGATTAGCGCTCTTTGGCTTTTTGGTTGATGGGGTGAATGGCGATGGGCTGGCTCGATCCACTGGAATGCAAGGCTGCCCGCGACTGCCTGCGGCAGGGCCAACTGGAAGAGGCCGCGCGTGTGCTGCTGACATCAAAAAACCGGGAGCATCGCGCGGTTCGGCGGTTGTTGGTGGAAGTGGGAAGAAATCTTGTGGCTCGGGCTACTCGAGAGGCTGAGGCAGACCAGTGGGAGCTTGTCGCGAAAACGCTTGAAATCGCCAGCCAGTGCATCACCTTGGAGGGCGAAGCCTTGGCATTGCAGAACCGCGCTCTCCGGGCATTGGCCGAAAAAAAACGCCAGGAGGAACGGCAGCTTGAGGAACAAGTGAAAATCCGCGAGCAGGTGAGTGAGGCCAGACGGCTCGCGTCCAGTGGAGAGTTCACCTTGGCATTGGAGCTACTCGCCAGATGGGAGACGCAGGGTGGGCGAGAAGTAACGGCAGCGATTGAGGAAATCCGGCTTAGCGAACGGCGGTTCGGGACGGCGGTCCGGGCTTGCGAGGAGGCCATCGAGCGGGGGGACGAAGGGTTGGCCCGGCATCACTGGAACACGCTTCGTCAGATCGCGCCTGAGGCACCCCAGGTCAAGCGACTTGCCGGGGAACTCGCCCGTTTGGCCGCTCGAGGGAGTCGCTCGGCAGGGGACCGGGGCAGGCCAGTACGGGGTCGCTCGGAGAAGTTGCTGATGGAAGGAGTGGGCATAATTCTGCTGGGCGAGGAAGTCGTCCTCGGTTCGGCTCGGGAGGAAGTTCATTTGCCCATTTTGGGACGCATTCATCGGCGTCATGCGGTGCTGCTGCGGGACCGGCAGGGCTGGCAACTCGTGGCATGTCGTGATAAATACGGGGAACCTTGTCTTGTCAAAGTTGATGGTCACCAAGTGAGCGACGTGTGCCGGCTGGCGGATGGCAACGTGGTGCAACTGGGAGAAGACAAGTGTCGCTGGCGGTTTCGGTTGCCCGTCAGCGGTTCGCTGACTGCCCTGTGGGAAGCACTGCCCGATTCCACAGGGAGCGTAGTGGTTCCGAGCACCGGTGAAACCCTGAAGCGAGCCGTTTTTTTAGTGGACGAACTTTCGGTTCGCCCCTCTGCACCGGCCCATATTGTGCGTGAGGACCTTCCCTGTCGGGGACTCATCTTGCGATGGGAAAAGGAAGGCTTACACTGGGATGTCGAGGGTGGCTCGGCCTGGGCCGAGATCCCAGGGGTGACGTGGACCTCCAGCGATCGGTACGTTTATTTGCCCAGCCGATTGATTATCGAGGCCCAGTGGGATGAGGCGGAGCGATTGGGACGGATGATAGCCGAACCGCGACAAACTGAGCATGTGACGTTGGTCTTTCGCCAATGTTAATTGCGACGACGAGCAAGAGCTGTTCTTTGGGGAGGTGATGGGTGACTGACGGGGCTGAAGTCCTCAACGTATTCATGCGCTGTCGACCAGGGCTGGAGCGATTCGCCAGGACAGCCTTTCCCCGCCTGGCGCACGACGTGGATGACCTGCTTCAGGAGATTTGGCTGGAGCTCCAGACAAAGGTCGTGTCGTCGGATTTTCAGGCGCCGAGAAACTGCGAGACTTGGTTGAGAATGCTTGTCCGCAGTCGAGCCATTGATCGACTGCGGTCCATGGAACGGCAGGTTTTTCTCAGTCTGACGAACACGAGGGGGGATGCTTCCAAGAGCCGTGAGAGAGTGGAACTGGAGGACAACGGACCGTCACCAGCCACCCATGCCGTGGAACAGGAACGGCGTCGCCGGCAGGGGCTTCTCCTCAGTGATGTGCTGGTGGAGTTCTGTCGCTGGTGTGAAGAGAGACCCCAGCGCTTGGCGATCAAGGAGGCGTACGAACGGTCCTTGCATGGTCAAAGTCCTGCCCAGATTGCCGCGGCCATGGGAGTGCCACCGGCGAGTGTTCATCAGTGGCTTCACCAGGCCCGGGAATGGGTACGGCAGCGAGTCGCGGAACGAGATGTTGAACGCTCCGTTTTTCTCACCTTGTATGCAGGGCAGTAGGTTTTGGGTGAAAAGTCGGCCATGCAAAGAAGCGAAAGTAAAACGCCAGAATTAAAGACCCTGGGCGACGTGGTACGGTGGGTTGTTGCAGAGCTGGGCGCGATGTGTCCCGGCCCGGAACGGCTGGCGGCCTACTTTGCCAATCCGGATGACGCCAATTTGCGCGACGTCCGCTACCACGTGGAAGAGGTTCGCTGTCCAATTTGCCGGACGGAACGAGAGGCAATCCAACGCGCGACTTCTGATTGATGGCTCTGCTGCACGTGTCCGCCCGGCATTGATCTGATGCTTGAGAAATGATGTGGCCGCTGCCCGCAGATGCCGCGTTGACCAGCGCGATTCCCCGCTGGTTGCAGGAGCATACCCCGGAGCAACGGTAGCCGAGGAAATCGCGGCGGTCATCTTGGATAAGCCGATTGTCACGGCCAAGCAACCACTGAAGATCTTTGTTGATGGGGGTGTCCGGAGCTATCCGGAACCCGTCGTCTGTCAATGTAAGGGCGAAGCTGTTTTGACAGGGTGCTCCATGCGTTGGAGTGGCGAATGTTTGCATTCGGCCTTGGGAGGTGTCGCGCGAAAAAACTTCTAACTAATGACGAATCTGATCAAGTTAACGGAACGGTATCGAGAGTTGAAATATTCGTGAGGGTGAAAGGGCGTTTCTATTCGTGGCTAATACAGGGCATGGGTAGTTCTCCACCCAGGCGCTGCAATTATGAGACCGCATGAGCTACCAGCGGATACGTCCCAAAAGAATACTGCCGTCTGCACCCTTGGGGTGCGGTTTTGTCTCGGCAGGCAAGGGCCAGGGGTATTCTCCAACGGTAACCCATGATTCTTCCGCGTTGATACTCGCCGCACCGAAGTTTCCAAGCATGGCCCCACGCTCTGGAAGGACAACCTGTTCCGTTTGCCTCATGACGCACAGTGCCACCCGATTCACCTCCGCAATGAACAGTGGCGCACGGTGTCGCGGAATATGATCGTTCATCGCTCCACGACGGGTGTAGACGAGATAGAGCCTGTCGCCGTGCGTCAGCCAGTGCTGTTGGGTGTTGTAGCTGCCAAGCTCGGTTCCGTCATCAAACATCCAGGGACGAATGGGCTCCCAATGCAGTCCATCTTTACTGCGGGTCACATAACCACGGGAATCACTCCGGAGCGTCAGGTAATACTCACCTTCGCACTTGACGAGGGACGGCTCCGCCAGGCCTCGTTCTTCATTGAGATGTAGCTCGTCGCCATGCTCGATGTAAGAAAGCTTCTGCCCATCAAATTGGCATCGCAACACTGTGACCGCAAACGGGACATCAACACTTGGGGCAAAATAAATGGGCAACAAGAGCCGACCGTTGTCTTCCACCAGCCACTGCGAACAAGCGTTTCGCGCCAAGTTGAATTTTCCATCCTCCGGCAGTTCGAGAAACTGCCATCCCGACCAGGTGTCTTTCACCGGGTCGTAGACAGCATACGCCGTTTGCGAGAACTTAGGACGATCGTGAAGTTGCTCTCCTGCCTTGCTGTAATAAACATAACAACCAATGGCCAACACTTTACCTGTCTGAGGATGATAGCCGGGTGTCACATCAGCCACGGCTAGCATGCTCCCGTCCGGTTGAGGGATCCAATCCAGCTCCGGTATCTGTGTCGGACCGCGCCATGTTTCCCCAAGATCTTCCGAGACCATATAGTACAGGCCTGAATAGTAATCGGAGACCCGGAGGTGCTTTTGCAGGGTGAGAACAACCTTTGGTTTGCCATCGTGGCCCAGCCCGGGAATGGCCACCGGCCGGGGATGAAACCAGAGATAATCGGGCGTCAACTCCTGATGGATAACCTCCTGCCTAATTTTCAGTCGTTTGTGAGGACTATCCGTTTTTTCAGATTCGCGCTGGCTTTGCCCGGCCATTGCAGAATCGTCGCCGACAGCTAAGACCTGCGACAACACATCGCGGAATAGTTCGTCAGTCATCGGAGCGACCCAGCAGTAATCATCGCGATAGCCTTCCTTCCAGCACTCGTCCGTGGGGATGTAGCCCGGCGCCCCATCTCCAAAGCCCGCCATGACAACAAAGGACCCCGGCCGCAACGCTTGTGCCATCAATTGATAGCCGACAAAGCTCTCCGCGGGCAGAACTCCGAAAAACGCCTGTCCGTTGTTGAAATCGAGACATGGTACCTCGATCGGTCGACCAGCCGCCACGCGCTCCCGCCAGCTTAGCCCCAGAGCGGCCGAAATCCGTCGCCACCGGGTTTCTTTACTGTCTGCCAGGATGGCTCGCATACGATCGAGGGCAAAATCTCCTTCGTCTCGTGGGGGCAGAAAAAGCGGGGCGTATCGACAAACCACAGACTCCAGCGGGTAACGTTGGGTATCGTTCCATGCCCGCACCATTGCCTGATATAATCGGTCTGCGAGTATGGGCCGATTGGCGGGGTCACCTGTGTTGTACTTCCCTGCCGTGACGTCCCCCGCACACCCCGTGAAATAGATCTGCATTACCCGCGGATCGTCTTTTTGCCGCCGTGCCCGCGCGATCCCCGGAAAGTCTGCCGATACCTGCCCCTTGCCGTAATAACTCATCGGATGGACGGCGTAACAACTCCACGCCACAATCGGCTCGTCGCCATCCCAGAGACTCAGTGTCTTTAACCAGGGGTCGATCTCTCCTTCCGGATAGTCTCCATAAGTCGCGCCGCTTGCGCTACTTCGGCCCCAGTGAATTCGGCCATCGGGCATCACGATTTTTCGATTAGAAGCGATCCTCTCGACCTGGGCTTGACCGATCCCCAGATGTGTCACTCGTCGCGCTTTCTTGAGTGACTCTTTCAAAGCCGCCGTCACCCGGTTGACTGCCTCTTCAAAAAACTTTGGGTCGCAATGCCATCCCTTTAGTCCATACTGGTCCAGTAACTCCTGTGCGCGGAGATCAAAAATCGGCGCATCGTGTTGATGCACACAGGCCAGCAGTACGCGTTGACGGGTTGTCCCGGCGGCCGAGGCCAGGGCTTCTCGAAAGCGAATATCCGCCTCGTTATTGCACTGGCACCAATCCAGAGCAACCACCACAATGGGAAAGGTCTCTCTTTTCCCCGCAGGAATCGGCTCCAATCGATCGGTTCCCGGAACAATCACCCCAACTGGCCGCAAAACAAAACCTTTGGCGTACAAAGGATCGAGGATTTCCTTCGCATCTGAAACCCCGCCACCCATGCAAGCATGACCGACAGGAATCGTGATGTCGGCCTCAAAGCAACTGACCTCCCAGGCGAGGGGCAGGGCTTGAGCGAGGCCCGTTGCCGAGGATATCCCAAGAACGAATGTTGCGATGACAATGATCCAAAGACTTTTCTGGCTATTCATAACCCGCTCGCCCTACGTTCCATTGACCAAGTGCAATGCCTCCACAACGGCAAAAAACACGACAGGACCGACAGAATATCGCATCATCCTACAAGAAAAGCAAACGCCTCTTGTTGTGAACTTTGCCCCACATTTTACTTCTTGTGAACCAGCGGCTTAAGAGGCGTCGTCAGGATGCCCATCGAGCGGGTGGACATGGGCCATCGCACGTGTTGGATGACTCGATACCACAATGGCACCGCCATTTGCCACAGGTTCCAGGACCAATGCGAACGCGTTTCCCGCGGGTGGGGGACAACTCACGACTGGCTCCCATAATCCTGGGATGAGGGATAATCCGATTTCCTCGCGAGACCATTTAACGTTGGATCGGCTCCAATGTCGTCTCAAGGGACGGCAGATTGCAAATTGGAAGTCTTCGTAACTCGGCAAGCCAGTGATCAAACGGGATCCGGAGCAAGTCACTATCAGGCTCCTCCCAGGCCAGGACTGCTGCCTGGGCCACGGATGGCAAGCTCACGTCCAGCGAATCCCATGTGGTCGCCAATACACCCAGCAAATCCAGCTCTTTCGCCTGATTGACCAGACTGATGGTGTTTCTGCGACTCTTCCAGGGACACACAACGACACGAAATCCCTTCTTTTGGAAATACCGTGGGATTGGCCAGTCACCAACGACATCATAGTTCCAGGCGGCGATAATGACGTCGCGAGGTAGCTTCTCCAGCGCAAGGTGCGTGTTGTATGGAGGAATGCTTCCTGCCGGACCAGCACCTCCTACCTCGGGATCTCCCCTACGGACGAGCATATCATGCCACATAAGGACCTGGATCTTCCGATCCGCGAAGTATTGGTGAAGCTTCAACAGATGCTCGGCGGCCAACTCGTGAGGTTGTTTCTCCGGCGGTAAATCCAGCTTTACAGCACCCAGATGCCCCCAGGCTTCATCCATTCCAATATGAAAATACCGCACGTCCCCAAAAAGTTCCAGCAGTTCTTCGTAACGATCGAACAAATGGGAGTAGACCTCAGGATTGGCCAGCCGAAATGACCAGCCGTCAGCTTCAAACAAAGAGCGATATTGTGGAAAACGATCCAACACCACGTGTTCGCCGGACCGGCTCCGCATCCCACTGGCATGACCCCAGGAATTGAGCATCGGAACCATGTCCAAATGGAGGGCTTGCCCCAAGCGAATCAGTGGCCGTATCTGTTCCGGGGAATAGGCATGCGTATAGGCTATTTCGGGGTGGCGACTCGACTTCAGTGACGCCCAGGGTTCTATCACGACCGTATTGCATTTGAATCGGGCTGCCCACAAGATTGCCTGGCGAATGGCAGCAAGCTCCGTGTTGGGAAAAATACACAGGTGAACCCCACGAAAACGGAGCTGTGGCCAATCACAGATGCATACTCCGGGAAGCCACATTCCCGCTGAAGACCCCATCTTGCCCCCCAGTCCCTCATTGTTTCCCTGGCAATTCGCCTCCGAATTCGTCGAGGTCTCGATGTGTTCCCCAGCAGTTGACTCTTTCTCCTTGGACACCGCCTGCATCAATTGCAGAAGGGTTAAGCACCCATACCAACAACCCTGCGGTGTGGCTGCCAACACTGTGGCTTTCTCCCGAGAGACCGTGAGAATGTATCCTTCCTCAGGATTGCGCGGGGGTGGCCATTTCACCCACGGCGAAAGCTCCCTAACCTGCTGTGTCCCCTCTGCCGAATCACTCATTACCAACTCGATCACACCATCTTCAAGCTCGTCGTGCTTGGATGGAACTTCAAGTTCCTCACATTCCGTCTCGCCATTCTTCGGCGTAACCTTGGCCTCAGCGGATTGGGCTGTCACGACAACAATGTTAGGCCGCAGACCATAAAGTCGCCTCATTTCCTCGCACAGGACTCGACCAACCTGGGCTAACTCAGCCGAAGTGACCCGAATCGTGGGAAAAGGTCCTATTTGCAGCTTATCGTCGGTCCATCGAATCTGTTTTGGTGCTGGTGTGAGGAGAACCCCTCCAGGGGGCATTGTTCCGTCTTCTGCCCGAGATGATGGTGCCACAATCAGGCACACAAGAAGAATCATCCACCGCGCGTTCGCCATCATGAGCCCTTCCTGATTAAAAGGAATCATACGATTGGCATCATTCGTAGGGGTGTACAACTCGACACGTCATCCCTTGAGCCACCCTTCGTCCCACAGAGTGACCAGACGTCCTTGCCAAGGCCCATTGTTCTTGTGCCACAGCGGCCTTCGGTGACACGGACCTGATCAAAAGCATTATTCTCACAAAAAAAAGACAGCGCGGACAACCCAAAGAGCCTATCGGAAGCGATCTGTCTCTTTTTCCGAAACGAATAAACCACAAACGGATGATCGGACTCGAATCAAATTCCGTAAGTGACGCTACAGATAATACTTCCGACAGGTCCGGCCACTCTGGTGGCACACAATCCGGCACACTTGGCAGGCAATCACGATGCAACAGCCCGCGGGAGAGTACCGACTCGGTCGCATCCTCGGGTAAAAATGAAGGTTATGAAAGTGGACCCTTATATCCCGTCACGTCTCAGTTTTCGGGTAGAGATACTCCAGTTTGATGCGAGCATCCGCGGTGGTGAATTGCCAGGCAATCCCGGTTTGGCTGGCGTTCCGCCGACTGGCCCAGGCAATGCAGCGCGCTTGCACGGCCTCCTGTGAATCGGCCGGGCTCGGTAAACCCCTGGCGGGTAAGAACGCTCAGCTCCACTTCCGCCACGTTCAGCCAACTGCCGTGTTTCGGCGTGTAAACAAACTCAAGGCGGCGAACGTACTGACGAGCCCGCTCCGCTGGGAACACCTCGTAAAACACCCCATTCGTGTGCGTGTTCAGGTTGTCACAGATCAGCGTGATCCGCTCACAGTCCGCGTAACGCCCGGCCAAAAGCGCCGACGCCTCCCACGCTTAGTCGCTCTTGGTCCTAAAAACTGACGAACCTTTTCCACCGTCTGCGGCCGGCAGCCGAACGCTTCGGCAATGCGTTAGTCTGTCCAAGCCGGACCGTTCGCGTCCGCCTTCAGCAGAATCTGAGCGCGACGGACCTTACGGCTCGTTGCCTGCAGCTTGCGAATGACTTCCTGACATTTCTGACGTTCCTCCTCGGTCAGCCGGACAATATACTTCTTTCGCACGGCAACCCTCCTTGGCGAAACGGAACGGAAACGACCACCGATCCTATCCCATCCCACCCACCCAACAGACTCCCAGAATTTTCCTGTGACGGAAGACTAGTGACGCCACGTGGCCAAGCGACACCGGGCACGACAAGCGTGCCCCTCCGAATCATTTTTCGGAAGGACCCGCTT
This is a stretch of genomic DNA from Thermogutta terrifontis. It encodes these proteins:
- a CDS encoding glycoside hydrolase family 20 zincin-like fold domain-containing protein, producing the protein MMANARWMILLVCLIVAPSSRAEDGTMPPGGVLLTPAPKQIRWTDDKLQIGPFPTIRVTSAELAQVGRVLCEEMRRLYGLRPNIVVVTAQSAEAKVTPKNGETECEELEVPSKHDELEDGVIELVMSDSAEGTQQVRELSPWVKWPPPRNPEEGYILTVSREKATVLAATPQGCWYGCLTLLQLMQAVSKEKESTAGEHIETSTNSEANCQGNNEGLGGKMGSSAGMWLPGVCICDWPQLRFRGVHLCIFPNTELAAIRQAILWAARFKCNTVVIEPWASLKSSRHPEIAYTHAYSPEQIRPLIRLGQALHLDMVPMLNSWGHASGMRSRSGEHVVLDRFPQYRSLFEADGWSFRLANPEVYSHLFDRYEELLELFGDVRYFHIGMDEAWGHLGAVKLDLPPEKQPHELAAEHLLKLHQYFADRKIQVLMWHDMLVRRGDPEVGGAGPAGSIPPYNTHLALEKLPRDVIIAAWNYDVVGDWPIPRYFQKKGFRVVVCPWKSRRNTISLVNQAKELDLLGVLATTWDSLDVSLPSVAQAAVLAWEEPDSDLLRIPFDHWLAELRRLPICNLPSLETTLEPIQR
- a CDS encoding transposase codes for the protein MAGRYADCERITLICDNLNTHTNGVFYEVFPAERARQYVRRLEFVYTPKHGSWLNVAEVELSVLTRQGFTEPGRFTGGRASALHCLGQSAERQPNRDCLAIHHRGCSHQTGVSLPEN
- a CDS encoding FHA domain-containing protein, yielding MGWLDPLECKAARDCLRQGQLEEAARVLLTSKNREHRAVRRLLVEVGRNLVARATREAEADQWELVAKTLEIASQCITLEGEALALQNRALRALAEKKRQEERQLEEQVKIREQVSEARRLASSGEFTLALELLARWETQGGREVTAAIEEIRLSERRFGTAVRACEEAIERGDEGLARHHWNTLRQIAPEAPQVKRLAGELARLAARGSRSAGDRGRPVRGRSEKLLMEGVGIILLGEEVVLGSAREEVHLPILGRIHRRHAVLLRDRQGWQLVACRDKYGEPCLVKVDGHQVSDVCRLADGNVVQLGEDKCRWRFRLPVSGSLTALWEALPDSTGSVVVPSTGETLKRAVFLVDELSVRPSAPAHIVREDLPCRGLILRWEKEGLHWDVEGGSAWAEIPGVTWTSSDRYVYLPSRLIIEAQWDEAERLGRMIAEPRQTEHVTLVFRQC
- a CDS encoding sigma-70 family RNA polymerase sigma factor; amino-acid sequence: MTDGAEVLNVFMRCRPGLERFARTAFPRLAHDVDDLLQEIWLELQTKVVSSDFQAPRNCETWLRMLVRSRAIDRLRSMERQVFLSLTNTRGDASKSRERVELEDNGPSPATHAVEQERRRRQGLLLSDVLVEFCRWCEERPQRLAIKEAYERSLHGQSPAQIAAAMGVPPASVHQWLHQAREWVRQRVAERDVERSVFLTLYAGQ